In the Desulfitobacterium hafniense DCB-2 genome, GTCTGGGGAACATTCTCCTTAGCCACTTGAGAATTAGGGTTATTATGGCTTAATACTTCATGGGCACTGTGGCAGTCCACACAGCTGGCGGAGCGCTGGCTGCCCAGGAATACGGCTTTGCCATGAAAACTATGCTGATAACTATCCTCTACCCGCCCGGTATGGCAGGTGGTGCACATGGCAACGCTTTTCTTCTTATCTACCTTCGCGCTTTCCGGGTGAGGGTAGGTCGTCACATCACTGTGACAGCTTGTACAGCTCAGGGAGCTGTGAACAGAGCTTTTAAACTCATTGGCTACATCGGCATGGCATTGATTGCAGTTGAGTTGAGCAAGGACCTCCGCCCCATTGGCAAACAACCAAAAACTAAAGAAAAATGTAAAAATAATTCCCTTAAACGCCCAGCGCTTTTTCTTGTTCATCGTCCCTACCTCGTCTTCCGGATTCTGATTCCATGGGCAGCCCCTTGGCTGTCTATGCCCACAGCATCGTTAGTTTACCTTGAATTCCCGATGAATATGCACGGACAGCTATTTAAGCTGTTTAGGGCGCCAAGCCATCTTCTTCGACTCTTTGCCCCGCTAAACGAGGCGGCGGGACTGCCTGCCGTGCACGAAAAGCCGCCCCTAAGGACGGCCTCTGGTCATGGTTTAAATTCCTGGGGAAGGCATCTCAGACCCGTGGCCAAGGACAGGTCAAGACTGCCGGCAACAGATTTTACCGGCAGTCCGACAGATAGGACCATGGATGAGAACTGCCCCGCAGATAGGGACTGCTCCGCTAAGCAGGATCCCTTACACCTGAGGCGGGTCATAAAGGTCATTGGTTTGGGTATCAACGACCTTGATATCCCTGATCCCCAGCAGAGAACCGCCGGCAGTTAAAAACAGATCACTTTCAATCAGGGAATTCATAACAGCCACCGCTTCGGCCTGCTGCAAATCATCTTTGGGATTAGGGATGGTTATGGAAAACGTCTTTCCTCCCGTAGTGGTAAAGGTTAATCTCACCACCTTAGTGGTTGTGATCGCCATGGTCTCACCTCCTCCCCACCTGGATTTTTCCCGTACTCTTTAAGCTTTTCTTACTCCTCAAGGAGCTCGAAGGTTTTCCGGTTCAGGACATCCAGCACCGAGTACTGGGATAAACTGAACAAGGCGTGGGCCGCATTATAAATCGCCTGTTCATCAGCGTCGAACCGCAAACCGTTCAGGCTCTTCTGCCTGGTTACCGGGGCTCCCAAGGGGGTGAGCCCGGCTTGGTATACGATGACCAGGGCTGAGCTCAAAGGGGTGGATGTTACCGCCATGCTATACCGCCTCCTTTCCGGGGGATTGGCAGGGTTTAGACCGCCTCTACAATGTATGGGCCTGCTTTAGCCGAGGTTACCCGGAGCGGCAAATTTTTTCTGAGGGGCGGGAGACTGACGGGCTTAGCCTTGTGGCAAAGATAGGCGC is a window encoding:
- a CDS encoding DUF1659 domain-containing protein; protein product: MAVTSTPLSSALVIVYQAGLTPLGAPVTRQKSLNGLRFDADEQAIYNAAHALFSLSQYSVLDVLNRKTFELLEE
- a CDS encoding DUF2922 domain-containing protein, which encodes MAITTTKVVRLTFTTTGGKTFSITIPNPKDDLQQAEAVAVMNSLIESDLFLTAGGSLLGIRDIKVVDTQTNDLYDPPQV
- a CDS encoding cytochrome c3 family protein; protein product: MNKKKRWAFKGIIFTFFFSFWLFANGAEVLAQLNCNQCHADVANEFKSSVHSSLSCTSCHSDVTTYPHPESAKVDKKKSVAMCTTCHTGRVEDSYQHSFHGKAVFLGSQRSASCVDCHSAHEVLSHNNPNSQVAKENVPQTCAKCHDNPSPGFAQGTEHFELSAMGPGKPMYYTAKFFVWLTMIAMTLLVIHIELQLYRELRTILQKRRRS